A genomic window from Vitis riparia cultivar Riparia Gloire de Montpellier isolate 1030 chromosome 18, EGFV_Vit.rip_1.0, whole genome shotgun sequence includes:
- the LOC117905900 gene encoding protein DCL homolog, chloroplastic encodes MSAPLLLRAVPLIRLRHHRLAAPLFTLARRPWCSSTESIRSDVNVSYADKNTTVLSSRDPANYPRWDDPDFRKWKNREEEILRDIEPITSLTKEILHSDRYMDGERLTAEDEKAVVEKLLIYHPHSEDKIGCGLDCIMVDRHPQFRHSRCLFVVRTDGGWIDFSYQKCLRAYIRDKYPSHADRFIRVHFKRSSG; translated from the exons ATGTCTGCTCCTCTGCTTCTCAGAGCCGTTCCTCTCATCCGTCTCCGACATCACAGACTTGCCGCCCCCCTCTTCACGCTTGCGCGGCGTCCTTGGTGCTCTTCCACCGAGTCGATTCGGTCGGACGTGAATGTATCCTATGCGGACAAGAACACCACAGTCTTGAGTTCCAGGGATCCAGCTAACTACCCCAGATGGGATGATCCTGATTTCCGGAAGtggaaaaatagagaagaagaGATCCTCAGAGACATTGAACCCATCACTTCGCTCACCAAAGAGATTCTCCACTCGGACAG GTACATGGATGGGGAACGTCTAACCGCTGAAGATGAGAAAGCTGTGGTGGAGAAGCTTCTCATTTACCATCCACATTCGGAAGATAAAATTGGATGTGGACTGGATTGCATTATG GTTGACCGACATCCTCAGTTTCGACACTCAAGGTGCCTGTTTGTTGTAAGGACTGACGGTGGATGGATAGATTTCTCTTATCAGAAATGCCTTCGAGCATATATTCGTGATAAGTACCCATCTCATGCAGACCGATTCATTCGTGTGCATTTCAAACGCAGTAGTGGTTAA
- the LOC117905349 gene encoding probable isoaspartyl peptidase/L-asparaginase 2: protein MGGWAIAVHGGAGVDPNLPPQRQEEAKQLLTRCLNLGISALRSSLPAIDVVELVVRELESDPLFNSGRGSALTENGTVEMEASIMDGTKRRCGAVSGLTTVKNPISLARLVMDKSPHSYMAFAGAEEFARLQGVALVDNQYFITEENVGMLKLAKEANSILFDYRIPTVGLETCSAGAASVEAALQMNGLPISVYAPETVGCVVVDGEGRCAAGTSTGGLMNKMSGRIGDSPLIGAGTYAGELCGVSCTGEGEAIIRGTLARDVAAVMEYKGLGLQEAVDFVIKERLDEGMAGMIAVSRNGEVAYGFNTTGMFRGCATEDGFMEVGIWE from the exons ATGGGTGGCTGGGCAATTGCGGTCCATGGAGGTGCTGGTGTTGACCCAAATCTCCCACCCCAGCGTCAAGAGGAAGCAAAACAACTCCTCACTCGCTGTCTCAATCTCGGCATCTCTGCTCTTCGCTCCTCTCTTCCTGCCATAGATGTCGTCGAACTCGTt GTGCGAGAACTGGAGAGTGACCCCCTGTTTAACTCAGGGCGTGGGTCAGCCCTGACTGAAAATGGAACGGTGGAGATGGAAGCCAGCATCATGGACGGCACCAAAAGGAGATGCGGAGCCGTATCGGGTCTGACTACGGTGAAGAACCCCATATCACTGGCCCGCCTTGTCATGGACAAGTCTCCCCATTCCTACATGGCTTTCGCTGGCGCTGAGGAATTTGCCCGGCTACAG GGTGTGGCGCTGGTGGATAACCAATACTTTATCACGGAGGAAAACGTGGGGATGTTGAAATTAGCGAAAGAAGCCAACAGCATCCTG TTCGATTACAGGATCCCAACCGTTGGATTGGAGACATGCAGCGCGGGTGCAGCATCTGTGGAAGCCGCGTTGCAGATGAATGGTCTTCCTATCAGCGTCTATGCACCAGAAACGGTGGGGTGCGTTGTAGTGGACGGAGAAGGGCGATGCGCTGCGGGAACTTCCACCGGTGGCCTCATGAATAAAATGAGCGGTCGGATCGGTGACTCGCCTTTGATCGGGGCCGGGACCTACGCCGGTGAACTTTGTGGTGTGTCTTGCACTGGAGAAGGAGAGGCCATTATTCGCGGAACCCTGGCTCGTGATGTGGCGGCTGTGATGGAATACAAGGGCTTAGGCCTCCAAGAGGCTGTGGACTTTGTCATCAAAGAGAGGCTTGATGAAGGGATGGCTGGAATGATTGCGGTTTCAAGAAATGGTGAGGTTGCCTACGGGTTTAACACCACTGGAATGTTCAGGGGCTGTGCCACTGAAGATGGGTTCATGGAAGTTGGTATCTGGGAATAA
- the LOC117905351 gene encoding cyclin-D3-1-like, translating to MAQPQEQKTHQQPHNLPFLLDTLYCEENHWEEEVREEGFLEEEEDESYYSDGSKPNAPPLLERDLLWEDEELVSLFSKEEKNDLHSNPESNPLTAGARSEAVEWMLRVNAHYSFSALTAVLAVNYFDRFLFSFDVQGEKPWMTQLAAVACLSLAAKVEETRVPLLLDLQVEETMYVFEAKTIQRMEILVLSTLRWKMNPVTPLSFLDYITRRLGLKNHLCWEFLKRCERVLLSVLSDGRFGCYLPSVIATAIMLHVIDSVEPCIRVQYQSQLLGILGIDKDKVEDCSQLILDIASSARCHHYNKRKFGSTPGSPNGVMDGWFSCDSSNDSWAVASTVSSSPSSPEHLSKKSRGQEQHLQTLNQATADAPTVIPR from the exons ATGGCTCAGcctcaagaacagaaaacacaCCAACAGCCGCACAACCTCCCATTCCTTTTGGACACTCTTTACTGCGAAGAGAACCACTGGGAGGAAGAAGTGAGAGAGGAGGGTTTCttagaagaggaagaagatgagagcTATTACAGTGATGGCAGTAAACCAAACGCTCCACCGTTATTGGAACGGGACCTCTTATGGGAAGACGAAGAGCTCGTCTCTTTGTTctcaaaagaagagaaaaatgaccTCCATAGTAACCCCGAAAGCAACCCATTAACGGCTGGAGCTAGAAGCGAGGCCGTGGAGTGGATGCTGAGGGTCAATGCCCACTACTCTTTCTCTGCTCTCACTGCAGTCCTGGctgttaattattttgataggTTTCTCTTCAGCTTCGATGTTCAGGGAGAAAAGCCATGGATGACCCAACTCGCTGCTGTGGCTTGTCTCTCCCTTGCTGCTAAGGTGGAAGAGACCCGAGTGCCCCTCTTACTAGACTTGCAA GTGGAGGAGACGATGTATGTGTTCGAGGCAAAGACCATTCAGAGGATGGAGATTCTGGTGCTCTCCACGCTTCGATGGAAGATGAACCCTGTGACCCCGCTTtcatttcttgattatattaCGAGGAGGCTTGGATTGAAAAATCATCTCTGTTGGGAATTTCTCAAGAGGTGTGAGCGCGTCCTTCTGTCTGTTCTTTCCG ATGGTAGGTTCGGGTGTTATCTTCCTTCTGTAATCGCCACCGCCATAATGCTGCATGTCATCGATAGCGTAGAACCCTGCATTCGTGTCCAATATCAGAGCCAGCTACTGGGTATTCTCGGAATTGATAAG GACAAAGTCGAGGATTGCAGTCAGCTCATCCTGGATATAGCATCGAGTGCCCGTTGTCACCATTACAATAAACGCAAGTTTGGCTCCACGCCGGGCAGTCCAAATGGCGTTATGGATGGATGGTTCAGCTGCGACAGCTCAAATGATTCATGGGCTGTAGCATCCACGGTTTCTTCCTCGCCTTCCTCACCGGAGCATTTGTCCAAGAAGAGTAGAGGTCAGGAGCAGCATCTGCAGACTCTCAACCAAGCTACTGCTGATGCCCCGACGGTCATTCCTCGCTAG